The genomic segment AAAAgctaataagaaaagaagtatACAGAAGAAGCTTTGGGAACTGGTTCAGGGCACACAAAagacaaatctctctcaaagacgATATGAGCTTGTAGAACCAGAAGCTCAAAGGAAAGCATCCTTCTCAAGCAGCTTCACCACCTCGAGCTGGCTGTTGAGCTTGGCTACATCAATGGGTGTCTTTTCGTCTAAGTTTTGCAGAGTCCTGCAagaccacacacacacattaaaaatttaaaacatatatataactaaaccCACCCGTGACACAGTGTTTAAAGGAGTTATTTGTGCTGTGAGACTTACACTGCAGCACCATTCTCTAGGAGAAGGCTTACACACTCTTTCCTCCCGTAACCAGCAGCGTAATGCAGAggtgtgttcttgtttttgtcaacAGCGTTAACACTAGCTCCAGCATCGATAAGAACTTGAGCACATTTTAACTGTCGAAAGGGCCCAGCAGGGTCAAACTCAGTTCAAGTAATAGCCAATTTCATTTCACtgttcttttattaattgtGTCATGGAAGTCTTAGGAGTAGTAGACCCATGAATAATGATGATAAAGATTCCTAACTTCActattgaaaaaagaaaagcagcAAAGTCGAATATTTAATTGCCCTGAAGTGTTAAGTGACTTGCATACCTCGCCGTATCCACAAGCAAAATGCAATGCTGTCCTTCCCTcagaatcttcttcatctttgttacCACCAGATGCCAAGGCAGCTTTCAAACCCTGATTGAATCAACATATCAAAATGCAATAAAGAgttcaacaaaacaaagttgGATAGGGTGAGAAaatggacaaaaaaaacttcagcCTGTTCCACCTAATTCCTTGAGTAACACAAATGATAAATACCAGATAGTCACGCATATAAACGTTTAACAAAGTAGGAAGCAGTGTAACCTCAACATCGCCAAGACTGGCAGTGTGATGAACAatagactcttcttcttcttcaccttcttctgcTGCCTCGGGTTCAGCTGAAGCAGTCTGGTCTGGCAAGCCAGCAACAGGCATGCCCATTGCTTCCCCCAGCTTTTTCAGCACCTCTGGATCATTCCAGTACCTAATACCATATAACAACTCTTCCTCCATAAGCACaaataaaacaagttttactaTATCTatagaaaacattgaaagaAGTTTGTATCACTCACTTCATCATGGCAGAAGGACCACCAGCATCTATCTCATCTAGTATAGGTTTCAACTCAGGATCTTCTTTCATCCGCGCCATACGCTCAGTAAAGTGCTCTGCTGTTTCAGGATTGGAGAAAGCATCCAAAAAGGGAGACATTTGTGGATCCTGTaggcaaaagaacaaaacaaagaagacataCACAGAGATTCGTTTAAAGCCAGACATCGATAACCAAAATACCGGAATGAAATCTACAAGGAAAAAACTTGAATTTCTAACCTGCACCAAGGCGCTACCAAGTCGCTCAGCCATGGTCTTAAACTCAGGGTTATGCATAACCTGTTGCATGGTGTTGACATACTGTTGAGGATCAAAGTTAGGGAAACCACCTTCCTGAGCTCCTGCATTTGGAATAGATCTTTGAAGCTGCTCAGCCAACTGGTTAAAAGCAGGATCTTTAGCTATTTGCTCAGCCATTTCTCTGATGCTTGGATCCTAAAAAAACCACATCAAAAAAACCCatcaataaaaactcaaaaagataaCTTTTTTTCAATTGTGCTTACTAGATAAAGGGGCACACACTTACATTGAGGATACTAGCCATATTAGAGAAATCAAAAGCATTGGCATTGAAGCCAGGAAAAGCTGGTGGAGGTGAACTCCCAGAAGCTGATTCCGGTTTAGTACTCTTGTTCTCCTCCGTCAATTGGGTTTTCTCATCTNNNNNNNNNNNNNNNNNNNNNNNNNNNNNNNNNNNNNNNNNNNNNNNNNNNNNNNNNNNNNNNNNNNNNNNNNNNNNNNNNNNNNNNNNNNNNNNNNNNNNNNNNNNNNNNNNNNNNNNNNNNNNNNNNNNNNNNNNNNNNNNNNNNNNNNNNNNNNNNNNNNNNNNNNNNNNNNNNNNNNNNNNNNNNNNNNNNNNNNNNNNNNNNNNNNNNNNNNNNNNNNNNNNNNNNNNNNNNNNNNNNNNNNNNNNNNNNNNNNNNNNNNNNNNNNNNNNNNNNNNNNNNNNNNNNNNNNNNNNNNNNNNNNNNNNNNNNNNNNNNNNNNNNNNNNNNNNNNNNNNNNNNNNNNNNNNNNNNNNNNNNNNNNNNNNNNNNNNNNNNNNNNNNNNNNNNNNNNNNNNNNNNNNNNNNNNNNNNNNNNNNNNNNNNNNNNNNNNNNNNNNNNNNNNNNNNNNNNNNNNNNNNNNNNNNNNNNNNNNNNNNNNNNNNNNNNNNNNNNNNNNNNNNNNNNNNNNNNNNNNNNNNNNNNNNNNNNNNNNNNNNNNNNNNNNNNNNNNNNNNNNNNNNNNNNNNNNNNNNTGAAAGAAGTTTGTATCACTCACTTCATCATGGCAGAAGGACCACCAGCATCTATCTCATCTAGTATAGGTTTCAACTCAGGATCTTCTTTCATCCGCGCCATACGCTCAGTAAAGTGCTCTGCTGTTTCAGGATTGGAGAAAGCATCCAAAAAGGGAGACATTTGTGGATCCTGTaggcaaaagaacaaaacaaagaagacataCACAGAGATTCGTTTAAAGCCAGACATCGATAACCAAAATACCGGAATGAAATCTACAAGGAAAAAACTTGAATTTCTAACCTGCACCAAGGCGCTACCAAGTCGCTCAGCCATGGTCTTAAACTCAGGGTTATGCATAACCTGTTGCATGGTGTTGACATACTGTTGAGGATCAAAGTTAGGGAAACCACCTTCCTGAGCTCCTGCATTTGGAATAGATCTTTGAAGCTGCTCAGCCAACTGGTTAAAAGCAGGATCTTTAGCTATTTGCTCAGCCATTTCTCTGATGCTTGGATCCTAAAAAAACCACATCAAAAAAACCCatcaataaaaactcaaaaagataaCTTTTTTTCAATTGTGCTTACTAGATAAAGGGGCACACACTTACATTGAGGATACTAGCCATATTAGAGAAATCAAAAGCATTGGCATTGAAGCCAGGAAAAGCTGGTGGAGGTGAACTCCCAGAAGCTGATTCCGGTTTAGTACTCTTGTTCTCCTCCGTCAATTGGGTTTTCTCATCTACagtaaaacaaaaaccacaatTCTCTCATCTCAATTGACAAAACAATGAACCCAAATCATCAAATCTGACTAGAAACGATTCAAACATCGCAGATCAgattgcttatatatatatacaaaggaGATTTAAGAACAAcactagataaaaaaaaaaaaaaaaaatcaaaactttaccTGAAGGAGGAGGATTTTTCTCTGAATTGGAAGCCATTAAATATgactaaaaccctaaaaaaaaaaaacacaaatttgatTCAgcaaaaaatattgataatcGAGTAGACAAAGAAGACTCAACGgtaaaaacaaccaaagaagaagataaagagaatcGAAGGAAGACCTatcagagacagagagagagatgaagtaaaacgaagaagaagcaagtttttttttacccgAGAAGACAATGTTGTGGTGGCAAACGCACAGAAAACTCGACAAATAAagataaccttttttttttttttttaatatgatgaagacagagagagaaatggagtatttatatttattttatcagcTGGATTGGATTTGAGAAGACGACGAGGCACAGCAGCCACTGCTTCCTTCCATTGAACTTTGAACCTAGCGGTGAGGTTTTCATTTGGTAagtcaaaaaatattataaagccCAAATCATCTGGGTTACCTCTCGGCCCAAGCCCACGCTTGGAATTAATTAGCTGAGCCACGTCAGATTTAATGACTTTTTGGTTTTCTCAGTAGTTAATGGATAAAACACGTGTCACTTCTCGGAAGCGTCGTTCATGGCAGCCACGCTTTCACTCTGTTCTGCTTCTCTCCGATCTCCCTTCTCTTCCCGGAGATTCTCTCCGACGATTCGAAAATCCAACGCTCCTTTTCCGTTCAATGTCGTCCCCTCACCGTTCCCGTCTTCCGTCGTCACCGGCGGCAGAATCTTCCCGTTATCGTTATCGAAGCAACAAATTGATCAGGATGATGAAGTTGGATTCGATCAAGAGCCGTCACAGGAGCTAGCGATAGCGTCGGCGTGTTTGGTTGGTGTTCTCACAGGAATCAGTGTGGTTCTCTTTAATAATTGCGTTCACTTGCTTAGAGACTTCTCATGGGATGGGATCCCTGATCGTGGAGCTTCGTGGCTTAGAGAAGCACCGATCGGTACCAATTGGTTGCGTGTTATACTTGTTCCGACTATCGGCGGTTTGGTTGTTAGCGTTCTCAATCAGATTCGGGAATCTGCCGGAGATTCTGATTCTAGTCTAGATCGAGTGAAGGCGGTGTTGCGTCCTTTACTTAAGACTGTTGCTGCATGTGTGACGCTTGGGACTGGGAATTCTCTGGGGCCTGAAGGTCCTAGTGTTGAGATTGGAGCGTCAATCGCAAAAGGAGTTAATTCTCTCTTTAATAAAAGTCCTCAGACTGGTCTCTCACTTCTTGCTGCTGGTTCAGCTTCTGGCATTTCCTCTGGTTTGTTTCATCTTCTATCATGTTCTAgtgattttttattgttttaacgTTAAGTAAGTAGATTATGGTTTGTTACAGGGTTCAATGCTGCTGTTGCTGGATGTTTCTTTGCAGTTGAATCCGTTTTGTGGCCTTCTTCATCTAGTGATTCATCAGCATCACTTCCTAATACAACTTCAATGGTTATTCTTAGTGCTGTTACTGCTTCTGTGGTTTCTGAAATCGGTTTGGGTTCTGAACCTGCGTTTAAGGTTCCTGACTATGACTTCCGTTCTCCTGGAGGTAATGTTTTCTAACCTTCTCCTTGTGTGCAAGACAGAACCGGAAAACCAAACTTATGAGTTCTGTTCACTGATTTTGCAGAACTTCCACTTTATCTTTTATTGGGTGCTCTGTGTGGTCTTGTCTCGTTGGCGTTATCTAGATGTACGTCATCTATGACATCTACTGTTGACAGTCTTCAGAAGGATGCTGGGATACCAAAGGCTGTATTTCCTGTAATGGGTGGCTTAACTGTTGGTATCATAGCTTTGGTATACCCTGAAGTCTTATATTGGGGTTTTCAGAATGTTGATATTTTGTTGGAGAAACGTCCATTCGTGAAGGGTCTTTCTGCTGATCTTTTGCTTCAGTTGGTAGCGGTGAAGATAGCTGCAACCGCATGGTGTCGGGCTTCTGGACTGGTTGGTGGATACTATGCTCCTTCTCTCTTTATTGGCGGGGCTGCAGGAATGGCTTATGGAAAGTTTATTGGACTTGCTTTGGCTCAGAACCCCGAATTCAATCTCTCTATCCTGGAAGTTGCATCGCCACAAGCTTATGGTCTGGTACTGTTCTTATGTGGTTGATGTTTCAAAATTGTCTTCATTTCAGAGTCTCTTGAttgggaaattaaaaaatataattctttcGGGTTAACGGAGAAATGGATGCTAAAGTTTTTGCAGCTTCATTGCCAATGATCCTGTTCTTCTCATTGTTTTACAGGTTGGAATGGCTGCTACACTTGCGGGGGTTTGTCAAGTTCCTCTTACAGCGGTACTACTGCTATTTGAACTTACACAGGATTATCGTATAGTGTTACCTCTACTGGGAGCTGTAGGCATGTCCTCATGGATTACATCTGGACAATCAAAGAGACAAGAAACTAGAGAAACAAAGGAAACtaggaaaagaaagaatcaagaaGCTGTACAGTCTCTGACGTCATCTGATGATGGATCATCAACGAATAACCTTTGTGAAGTTGAAAGTTCTCTTTGCATTGATGATTCACTCATACAAGCTGAGGAGCTGCCACAAAGTATCTTTGTTTCAGAAGCCATGCGAACAAGATTTGCCACGGTTATGATGAGCACTTCTTTGGAAGAGGCGTTAACTCGTATGCTGATAGAGAAACAATCATGTGCCTTGATTGTTGATCCTGACAACATCTTTCTTGGTCTACTTACACTTTCAGACATTCAGGAATTCAGCAAAGCAAGAAAAGATGGAAACAAAAGACCCAAGGTATGGAATTTGAATAGTCTGTCCTGGCCTGAATACTCTGAAATAACTATTTCTTGCGGTAACATGATCAAATAATTGAAGCATTTCTTTGGCGTAGGATATATTTGTTAACGACATATGTTCGATGAGTGGAGGAAAATGTAAAGTGCCGTGGACTGTTACACCTGATATGGATCTTCTCGCTGCCCAAACAATCATGAACACGCATGAAATTTCTCACGTTGCAGTCGTTTCAGGCAGCATTGATGCTCACAGAATACACCCTGTTGGGGTCCTAGATAGA from the Camelina sativa cultivar DH55 chromosome 12, Cs, whole genome shotgun sequence genome contains:
- the LOC109125157 gene encoding ankyrin repeat domain-containing protein 2A, producing MASILNDPSIREMAEQIAKDPAFNQLAEQLQRSIPNAGAQEGGFPNFDPQQYVNTMQQVMHNPEFKTMAERLGSALVQDPQMSPFLDAFSNPETAEHFTERMARMKEDPELKPILDEIDAGGPSAMMKYWNDPEVLKKLGEAMGMPVAGLPDQTASAEPEAAEEGEEEEESIVHHTASLGDVEGLKAALASGGNKDEEDSEGRTALHFACGYGELKCAQVLIDAGASVNAVDKNKNTPLHYAAGYGRKECVSLLLENGAAVTLQNLDEKTPIDVAKLNSQLEVVKLLEKDAFL
- the LOC104729661 gene encoding ankyrin repeat domain-containing protein 2A-like codes for the protein MASNSEKNPPPSDEKTQLTEENKSTKPESASGSSPPPAFPGFNANAFDFSNMASILNDPSIREMAEQIAKDPAFNQLAEQLQRSIPNAGAQEGGFPNFDPQQYVNTMQQVMHNPEFKTMAERLGSALVQDPQMSPFLDAFSNPETAEHFTERMARMKEDPELKPILDEIDAGGPSAMMK
- the LOC104729664 gene encoding chloride channel protein CLC-e-like isoform X2, with the protein product MAATLSLCSASLRSPFSSRRFSPTIRKSNAPFPFNVVPSPFPSSVVTGGRIFPLSLSKQQIDQDDEVGFDQEPSQELAIASACLVGVLTGISVVLFNNCVHLLRDFSWDGIPDRGASWLREAPIGTNWLRVILVPTIGGLVVSVLNQIRESAGDSDSSLDRVKAVLRPLLKTVAACVTLGTGNSLGPEGPSVEIGASIAKGVNSLFNKSPQTGLSLLAAGSASGISSGFNAAVAGCFFAVESVLWPSSSSDSSASLPNTTSMVILSAVTASVVSEIGLGSEPAFKVPDYDFRSPGELPLYLLLGALCGLVSLALSRCTSSMTSTVDSLQKDAGIPKAVFPVMGGLTVGIIALLVAVKIAATAWCRASGLVGGYYAPSLFIGGAAGMAYGKFIGLALAQNPEFNLSILEVASPQAYGLVGMAATLAGVCQVPLTAVLLLFELTQDYRIVLPLLGAVGMSSWITSGQSKRQETRETKETRKRKNQEAVQSLTSSDDGSSTNNLCEVESSLCIDDSLIQAEELPQSIFVSEAMRTRFATVMMSTSLEEALTRMLIEKQSCALIVDPDNIFLGLLTLSDIQEFSKARKDGNKRPKDIFVNDICSMSGGKCKVPWTVTPDMDLLAAQTIMNTHEISHVAVVSGSIDAHRIHPVGVLDRECITLTRRALATRIFLANSLYP
- the LOC104729664 gene encoding chloride channel protein CLC-e-like isoform X1, yielding MAATLSLCSASLRSPFSSRRFSPTIRKSNAPFPFNVVPSPFPSSVVTGGRIFPLSLSKQQIDQDDEVGFDQEPSQELAIASACLVGVLTGISVVLFNNCVHLLRDFSWDGIPDRGASWLREAPIGTNWLRVILVPTIGGLVVSVLNQIRESAGDSDSSLDRVKAVLRPLLKTVAACVTLGTGNSLGPEGPSVEIGASIAKGVNSLFNKSPQTGLSLLAAGSASGISSGFNAAVAGCFFAVESVLWPSSSSDSSASLPNTTSMVILSAVTASVVSEIGLGSEPAFKVPDYDFRSPGELPLYLLLGALCGLVSLALSRCTSSMTSTVDSLQKDAGIPKAVFPVMGGLTVGIIALVYPEVLYWGFQNVDILLEKRPFVKGLSADLLLQLVAVKIAATAWCRASGLVGGYYAPSLFIGGAAGMAYGKFIGLALAQNPEFNLSILEVASPQAYGLVGMAATLAGVCQVPLTAVLLLFELTQDYRIVLPLLGAVGMSSWITSGQSKRQETRETKETRKRKNQEAVQSLTSSDDGSSTNNLCEVESSLCIDDSLIQAEELPQSIFVSEAMRTRFATVMMSTSLEEALTRMLIEKQSCALIVDPDNIFLGLLTLSDIQEFSKARKDGNKRPKDIFVNDICSMSGGKCKVPWTVTPDMDLLAAQTIMNTHEISHVAVVSGSIDAHRIHPVGVLDRECITLTRRALATRIFLANSLYP